One segment of Triticum aestivum cultivar Chinese Spring chromosome 2A, IWGSC CS RefSeq v2.1, whole genome shotgun sequence DNA contains the following:
- the LOC123186323 gene encoding WAT1-related protein At5g64700 — translation MEVDGKKPYVIAVIIQVIATGMLVTSKAAYNQGFNTYVFVFYRQAAASLLLLPLAIVLERKNMRLMSFRLLMKLFLYALFGTTFSLNLYNVSLKLTSATVGSATSNSMPVVTFIIALLLRMEVVKLRSPSGMAKVAGVVLCLAGVLAIALYVGPSLDPVNHHRAFAAANGEADAKRGTWIMGTLLMVLVNVTWSLWIVLQAALLKEFPHKLLVTATQCAFSAGQCFVVAAVAERDFSRWQLGFDVTLVAVLYTGFVVTGVSYYLQAWCADMRGPVFLAVWNPLCFVFTIFCSSFFLGEIVHLGSILGGILLVGGLYSVLWGKSKEIRTAPCDEPIMIHGVGDDKSADEEEKNVIRSREVNGEMEHDKEATISPAEQV, via the exons ATGGAGGTGGATGGCAAGAAGCCGTACGTCATCGCCGTGATCATACAGGTCATCGCCACCGGCATGCTCGTCACCTCCAAGGCGGCGTACAACCAGGGGTTCAACACCTACGTCTTCGTCTTCTACCGCCAGGCCGCCGCGTCTCTTCTCTTGCTGCCTCTCGCCATTGTCCTCGAAAG GAAAAACATGCGGTTAATGTCGTTCCGGTTGCTCATGAAGCTGTTCCTCTATGCCTTATTCGG GACTACATTTAGCTTGAACCTGTACAACGTGAGCCTCAAGTTAACATCTGCTACCGTGGGGTCTGCGACCAGCAACTCCATGCCCGTGGTCACCTTCATCATAGCGCTACTGCTGAG GATGGAAGTGGTGAAGCTGAGGAGCCCCTCGGGCATGGCGAAGGTGGCCGGAGTCGTGCTCTGCCTCGCCGGGGTGCTCGCCATCGCCTTGTACGTGGGTCCGTCCCTGGACCCGGTGAACCACCACCGCGCCTTTGCTGCCGCAAACGGGGAGGCTGATGCGAAGAGGGGGACGTGGATCATGGGCACGTTGCTCATGGTGCTCGTCAACGTGACGTGGTCCCTGTGGATCGTcctgcaggccgcgctgctcaagGAGTTCCCCCACAAGCTGCTCGTCACGGCCACGCAGTGCGCCTTCAGCGCGGGCCAGTGCTTCGTCGTCGCGGCGGTCGCCGAGAGGGACTTCTCCCGGTGGCAGCTAGGGTTCGACGTCACACTGGTCGCCGTCCTCTACACC GGGTTTGTGGTGACGGGAGTGTCGTACTACCTGCAAGCATGGTGCGCGGACATGAGAGGGCCGGTCTTCCTCGCCGTGTGGAACCCGCTCTGCTTCGTCTTCACCATTttctgctcctccttcttcctcggAGAGATTGTTCACCTCGGCAG TATCTTGGGTGGAATTCTTCTCGTTGGAGGTCTGTACAGCGTGCTGTGGGGTAAAAGCAAAGAGATTCGGACTGCGCCATGTGATGAGCCGATTATGATCCATGGCGTGGGGGACGATAAATCTGCGGATGAGGAGGAGAAGAATGTTATTAGGAGCAGAGAAGTTAATGGGGAGATGGAGCACGATAAAGAAGCAACCATATCGCCTGCTGAACAAGTCTAA